A genomic window from Triticum urartu cultivar G1812 chromosome 7, Tu2.1, whole genome shotgun sequence includes:
- the LOC125518880 gene encoding putative disease resistance protein At1g50180: MAESAVRTVLGSVGNLAVQETTFLCAVNLEVGLLKDELMRLKAYLKDVDSKWRSGNARVAVLVSQIRTAAYEAQNVIESADYTEKRNRLKKGFMGTISRYAHLPSDLAILRKIGVEIQHVRRKLNEIFARAQNLKIELDNNVLVEDESPQDDGPIHQKSEDDVVMVGFEDEHKEIANKLVCGEQILSVVSTVAMGGAGKTTLARKVYTSSRVKEHFDTLAWVTVSQKFKGVDFLKDIMKQITGHKDDSIDKMKEYEVGKKINQFLSQKRYLVVLDDVWETDTWEQLNGTIKVFPDETNGSRVLLTTRKEDVANHVQMPTHVHHLKKLDEEKSWELFSSKALPPYKRSTIRDVDEFEKLGRKLAKKCDGLPLAPLVDKPPLAPVGKGLLSLFLNRD, translated from the coding sequence ATGGCTGAGTCAGCTGTCAGAACCGTGCTTGGGAGCGTGGGCAACCTTGCAGTCCAGGAGACCACATTCTTGTGTGCAGTCAACCTTGAAGTGGGGTTGTTGAAAGATGAGCTGATGAGGTTGAAGGCCTACCTCAAAGATGTTGATAGCAAGTGGAGATCAGGAAATGCAAGAGTTGCAGTCTTGGTGAGCCAGATTAGGACTGCGGCTTATGAAGCTCAGAATGTCATTGAATCTGCAGATTACACGGAGAAGAGAAACAGGCTCAAGAAGGGATTCATGGGTACTATTTCAAGGTATGCTCACCTACCGAGTGACTTGGCCATCCTTCGTAAAATCGGTGTTGAAATTCAACATGTAAGAAGGAAGCTCAATGAGATTTTTGCAAGGGCACAAAATCTGAAAATTGAATTGGATAATAATGTTCTTGTTGAGGATGAGTCTCCACAAGATGATGGTCCTATACATCAAAAATCTGAAGATGATGTTGTCATGGTTGGTTTTGAGGACGAGCACAAAGAAATAGCAAATAAATTAGTTTGTGGAGAACAAATTCTTAGTGTTGTGTCCACGGTTGCCATGGGCGGGGCAGGAAAGACAACACTTGCTAGAAAGGTCTACACTTCATCTAGAGTTAAGGAGCACTTTGACACACTTGCTTGGGTGACTGTATCTCAAAAGTTCAAGGGTGTTGATTTTCTAAAAGATATTATGAAACAAATCACAGGGCACAAGGACGACTCAATTGACAAAATGAAGGAGTATGAGGTGGGAAAGAAGATCAATCAATTTCTGTCACAAAAAAGGTATCTAGTAGTTCTTGATGACGTTTGGGAAACAGATACATGGGAGCAATTAAACGGAACGATTAAAGTATTTCCAGATGAAACTAATGGTAGTAGAGTGCTGTTAACCACACGAAAGGAAGATGTCGCAAATCATGTTCAGATGCCAACCCATGTTCATCATTTGAAGAAGTTAGATGAAGAGAAAAGTTGGGAACTTTTTAGCAGCAAAGCTTTACCACCATACAAAAGGTCTACCATACGTGATGTGGACGAGTTTGAAAAGCTTGGGAGAAAGCTTGCAAAGAAATGTGATGGATTGCCACTTGCACCACTAGTAGATAAACCACCATTAGCCCCGGTtggtaagggccttttgtccctgttcctgaaccgggactaa